A segment of the Coregonus clupeaformis isolate EN_2021a unplaced genomic scaffold, ASM2061545v1 scaf0618, whole genome shotgun sequence genome:
CTGCATACCTGCATATGTCTGGAAGCATTTATTGTCTGAGTGTGCGGATGAACATGTATGTATACGTGCATATGTGTGCACTTTTGAGTGTCATTCCAGAACTCAGCGATGCAGCAAAAGCTCTGCTTTTGTCCATGTCCTGCTGCAGTTATGGTTTTGGAGAGGCTCCCATTGTGGCCAGGCTGTGCTCAATGTAGATGGAGTGGTCCTGGCTAAATATTTAGTGACGACTCCAAAAGCatgaaagaggagggagggagcaaaAAGGAATCTCccttttgtttagttttttctcTCTCGTGAGCGGATTGAGTGCACAATGAAATGCTCTCGGCtttaaccttaaccctctacGCCTCCCCTACTCTCTCCGAGAGAGatcgagatggagagagagaatatcctCTCTGCATGGATAGGAATAGAGCTGAGTTATAAAtaaagccagagagagaggggcaggatgGCTCTAGCCAAGCCAAAGCGGGCTGGGACAGAGCAGAGCGGGGGGGTGTCTCTCTCTCATGCCGCGAGAGCTCGTCAGCTTCTTGGCAGTAtttcaaaaaaaaaatcctcTGAAAGCCCTGGCGAGCCGAGCAGACATATTGAGACTAGAGACACACGGGGATGGCTGCCACCGCTTCGCTCCAAACGTAGCGCTCGCTCACCATGGTCGGAAGGTACCTCTCCTCAGGTATTTTTCCTGCTTTTCGCCCGtgatccccctctctttctctttattcGCTGGCCGTCTTTCACTGCGTTGTGCATTGTAGTGCACCATTTGCCTTCTAAATGCATGCAAGTACTAAGATAAGTGCGATTTGCAACGGAAAACATCCAAGCAGCGACAGACGGCATTCTGATTAATATCTTCATAAAGATAGTATTAGTGCTGCAGGGCTGATATAAACAGACTGTAGCTCAGAGCCTTTTTGGCTGTGATTCAGATTTGATAAAATGGCGTCCTGTACTACACCACAGAAGCCACACCGCTGTGTCAGAGacacactgcctctctctctctctctctctctctctctctctctctctctctctctctctctctctctctctctctctctctctctctctcccattcttttcTAATCATTGGAAGAAGCCTAAGCTctgcagagggagagagtgagtgagagacagccAAAGCTTGCACACAAACAGTATCTCTCCCCAGTTATAGATCAGACAAAAgcagaggctgtgtgtgtgcagaAGTCCACTCCGCTCACACGTGCATGTAGAGGCACaccaaaaacaacaacaagagGGAACTGACGCGGCGGCAGAGTGATTACCACGGCAGGGCGTCTAGAGCGGCTGCTGCTTTTCCACTGACTCACTTCTTATGCACCAAGCTGCTTCAGGGGATAGTTCTATAACTGTTGTTACCCAAGCCTCTCTCAGCAGTGGTGTTTCTTTATTGGAAGAGAAAGAAATCCTACTGTTTGTGTTTGAGGTGTAGAGGCAGAGGCAGTAGAGAGATTTTTGAGGGGACTGGGAGGCAGTCTTCTGTACAGCAGGGGTGCAACGTTACAAAACATTCAGATATAAATGTTGTATTGTGTAGATTAGGTGTGCGTGTTTGTGATGTAGGACTGTGAGTCATGTCAGCTCTACACATTACATTTCTACCTGCATCATTGTGAACGTTTCACCTAATTGAATACACTCCAGGGCAGAGTGGTTGTCGGTCAAGCCAATTGTGTGTGAACCTGGGGTCAGGCCCAGACTGAGGCTGGACTGCAGGGATCAAATGTcaagggttaggactgaggatgGGCATCTTCGGATCTGCCGGTGGACTCCACCGTGGCTCCCACTTTATTCCAAGATGGCTGCATCTAGGGTAGAGCTGTTAAGATTactaggcttgggcgatataccgtTTATACCGTATGCCGGGGGAATTTGAAATatacagagagaaaaaaatgtaTCCTAAGGACAACTCCCACAGCAGTCAACATTTCAACTAGGGTTCTCTTTGCCAAAATTAAtataaaaactgttttcactttgtcattatggggtattgtgtatagattgatgagatggtttatttattttttaaccattttagaataaggctgtaacgtaacaaaatgtggaaaaagtcaaggggtttgaatactttccgaatgcactgatggataaaatatatttgagattttagattcttcaaagtagccaccctttgccttgatgacagctttgcacactcttggcattctctcaaccagcttcatgagatagtcacctggaatgcatttcaattaacaggtgtgccttcttaaaagttaatttgtggaatttctttccttcagttgtgttgtgacaaggtagggggggtatacagaagacagccctagcTTTGGACATGTTTTGAgcgagtgtgcaattggcatgctgactgcaggaatgtccaccagagccgttggcagagaattgaatattcaagtctctaccataagctgcctccaacgtcgttttagagaatttggcagtacgtccaaccggcctcacaaccgcagaccacgtgtaaccacgccagcccaggagctccacattcggcttcttcacctgtgggatcgtctgagaccagccacccagacagctgctgaaactgaggagtatttctgtatgtaataaagccattttgtgggggATAACTCATTCTGACTGGctaggcctggctccccagtgggcctatgccctcccaggcccacccatggctgcgcccctgcccattcatgtgaaatccatagattagggcctaatttatttatttaaattgactgatttccatagTGTCCGTGTTTTCCTACGTAAATGGGAGAGTGCTTATAGTGTATGCTTTGATGTTTGTGTCGTCGGTATACATTAATGGTGCAACCAGTTTTCCCCCCTATATTTAGATGCCATTAACTGTTATATTATCTACTAGGTATGATGACATACTAACcttttccctttctccctctctctccatccgctctctctctccctccatccgctctctctctccatccgctctctctccctccatcctctctctctccatcctctccctctcatccaacAGAGCTGCCCCCACAGAGTGGCCCGGGAGCTCAGTATGAGAATCCTCACTTGGGACACCAGCCTGCCAATCGGAGTGCCACTTCCACCTCAGCGTCGGCCAATCACAGTGGCTGGGATACAGTGATCATCGACGAGAGTGACACCGAGGCCTGGCCCTCCATTTCCCGCAGCAGCCAGAGCCAGGGCCAGGGCCCTGCAGGAGGATGCCCCTCGGACACTGACCTTGTTGGTCCGGCCAGCAGCAGCAGTATGAGCATGGCCACGGGGGCCAACGGCCAGACAGGCCACTTTCCTGCCAACTACCCCAGCAGCAAAGGAGCCAGCTCTGGGCCCGGCGGCTCAGCCAATCACCCCGGGGCAGGCGTGGTCGGCATGGCATCCGGCCAGGGAGCAGCCAATCGGGGCTGGGGATCTGGTCCCGGTCCCTCCACCCATGGCCCTCCTCAGTCCTCCTCTGTCGGGGGTGGGGAGGGGAAGAGCGACGGCCCAATGGGAGGCGGGGGAGGCAGGGGTTGGGGCTCCTCTTCCTCCAACTTTAACTTGAACCTGAACCCCAACGCCAACCCCTCGGCCTGGCCCGTGCTGGGGCACGACGGGGGCGGAGGAGCAGGGGGAAGCAGCTCAGGGGGAGCCAACCCCAACCAACCCCCTTCTTCTCAACCCCCTCCTAACCTCTGCAACCCACCAGGCACCTCTCCCGCCCAGGGGAACGGCAACAGAGGAGGAACCATGGGGGGCGGCGCCGCCAACGGCAACCTGCCAGTAGGGGGAGGCAGCACATGGGGAGAACCATCTGAGCCACACCCCTCCTCGTCCACGAATGTGTCTTTCAGCTCAGAACCTCAGAACCTTAACACTGACGGACCAAATCATGCAAGCAAGCAACAGGAGCCCCCCATCCACAGCGTGCCCGGCTGGGGTGGCCCCTCCGGGGGCATGGGCTCCCTGGGCCAGCCTCCTCCTGGAGCTCCCCAGCTGGTCAACGGAGAGGACGGCAGCTCCGTCTGGGGCAGCAATGGAGACTCCAAGTCAGTCGCCTCCTCCGCAGAGGCTTCGGGCTGGGACTCTGGGGCCGGTGGCTGGGGGAGCCATGGAAGCAGTGGTGGGGGAACCTCTGGAGGCTGGGGAGGCCAGAGAAGCGGAGACGGCTGGGGGAAGCAGCATTCTGGCGAGGGCCAGGGAGGCTGGGACGCCCCCAGCTCTCCTCCCCAGCAGGCCAGCTCCTGGAGCACCCGAGCACCTAGCACCGCGGCGGCCAGCGAGGGCAGCAGCGAGGGCATGGACGGAGCAGGACACTCCCGCCGACAGGACCAGTCGTCCAGGGATGAGCCTGCCCCCCTGCTCCCTGCCCCTGACCTGGACCCCAGGGTGCTGTGCAACACAGGCTGGGGCCAGACACCCGTCCGCCAGCACACGTCCTGGGACATGGAGGAGGCGGCACGCACCCAACGAAAGGCAGACGCTGCCGGGACGGACTCCTGGGGAGGCTCTGGCCCCAACACCCCCACCGAGCCAGTCCAAGGGCCATCCAACCCCAACCACGGCCCCCCTCACCGGGCTGACCCCAAGAGTGAGGGTCCCGGGCCCGGTCCTCAGGCTGCCCCTGGCTGGGGTGGTTCCATGCCTCCAGCCAGCCAacctggctctggctggggcGAGCCACAGAGCAGCAAGAATCCCCCCAATGGTCCCGGAGGCTGGGGGAACCCCCCACCAGGAGGCCCCGGGCCAGGCCCCAACATGCCCAAAGCTGGGAGCCAGTCCTGGGGAACTCCAGAGGAGAAGTCCCCAAGCTGGGATGATCCCCACAGCAAGGCCCCCAAGCCCCAGGGCTGGGGAGATGGGCCCAAGCCGTCCCACAGCGGCTGGAGCAACAGCGCTGGAGGAGGGGGcaatggaggtggaggtggaggagactggggagagccTGCAGATGGCAAGAAGAGCAGCCCCACCACGAACCCTCCCTGGGAGGGAGAAGGAGCAGGAGGCTGGAAAGAGAGCAACCGAGGCTGGGGAAAGCCTGGTCCGGGGGTGGTGGGAAATGTTGGAGGAGGTGGAGGCTGGGGAGAGCCAGCGATGGCCCTGCAGCGCCCAAGCGGCCCTGCCCAAGGATGGGGCGGCAAGCCCCAGGAGAGCTCCAATGGCAACAGCGGAGGAGTTAGAGGCGGTGGAGAAGGGAGCATGGGATCCTGGGGAGGCCCTGGCCCCGTGAAGCCCAGTGGATCAGGCCAGGGGGGCAtcggtggaggaggagggggcaagCAGGACCCCTCAGGAGGAGAGCCCACGGGGTGGGAGGAACCTTCCCCACCCTCCATCCGACGCAAGATGGAGATTGACGACGGCACCTCGGCTTGGGGCGATCCAGGCACCTACAACAAGACGGTCAACCTCTGGGACAAGAACAACCCTGGGGGAGGAGTGCCACCCCAAGGTAGACCTCCAGGGAACGCCCCCCCAGGCCCCCctggaaacaacaacaacaaccaccccCACCCACCACATCACCCTCCCCACCATCCTCACGCCTACCACGGCCCTCCACCACCCCTCCAGAGCCATGTGGGCCACAACCCCCAGGGCTCAGGCCAGAACAGTGGGCCCATGGACCCAGCCGTGCCTCACCAGACTGCACCTCCACCACACAGCAGACCACCCCTCATGGGTCCAGGTGAGAAGACATACTCTATGCATGGATGGCTTATAGTGTTACTGTGATTTTGTCTTGGTAATCTTGTCATTTGACAATGACATCTAGCTTTTAATCAAGAGTCTTACGAAGTTGAAACGTCTTGCAATGTTGGGTTTACGTTTTGTACATGTAGTCATGGGAGGAAAACAGTGTTGTGGGTTGtactctactgtagagatagcctgcagagctctatcatactatccaggtctgtgcccaaacagtttgagcttctacttctaaaaagccacctttccagaaataagtctctcactgttgccgcttgctacagacccccctcagcccgcagctgtgccctggacaccatatgtgaattgcttgccccccatttatcctcagagttcgtactgcttggtgacctaaattgggagatgcttaacaccccgtccatcctacaatccaaactagatgccctcaatctcacacaaatgatcaacgaacctaccaggtacaaccctaaatccgtaaacatgggtaccctcatagatatcatcctgactaacttaccctctaaatacacctcctttgtcttcaaccaggatctcagcgatcactgccttattgcctgcatccgtaacgggtccgtggtcaaacgaccacccctcatcactgtcaaacgctccctaaaacacttcagcgagcaggccttcctaattgacctggcccaggtatcctggatggatatagatctcattccgtcagtagaggatgcctggttgttctttgagaggaaattacttttaatcttaaataaacatgccccattcaaaaaagacagaactaagaacagatatagcccctggttctcctcagacttgactgcccttgaccagcacaaaaacatcctgtggcgtactgcattagcatcaaatagcccccgcgatatgcaactcttcagggaagttaggaaccaatatacacaagcagttaggaaagcaaaggctaactttttcaaacagaaatttgcatcctgtagcactaactccaaaaagttttgggacactgtaaagtccatggagaatgagagcacttcctcccagctgcccactgcactgaggctaggaaacactatcaccaccgataaatctacaataatcgagaatttcaacaatcattttgctatggctggccatgctttccacctggctaccactaccccgccccgctgcaacttgcccatgccccccccgcttctccttcacacaaatccagacagctgatgttctgaaagagctgcaaaatctggacccctacaaatcatctgggctagacaatctggaccctttctttctaaaactagccgccgaaattgtcgcaaaccctattactagcctgttcaacctctctttcgtaacgtctgagatccccagagattggaaagctgccgcggtcatccccctcttcaaagggggtgacactctagatccaaactgttacagacccatatccatcctgccctgcctttcgaaagtttttgaaagccaagttaacaaacagatcaccgaccattttgaatcccaccgtaccttctccgctattcaatccggtttccgagctggtcatgggtgcacttcagccacgctcaaggtcctaaacgatattatagacagtactgtgcagccgtcttcatcgacctggccaaggctttcgactctgtcaaccaccgcattcttattggcagactaaatagccttggtttctcaaatgactgcctcgcctggttcaccaactacttctcagatagagttcaatgtgtcaaatcggagggcctgttgtctggacctatggcagtctctatgggggtgccacagggttcaattattgggccgactcttttctctgtgtatatcaatgatgtcgctcttgctgctggtgactctcagatccacctctacgcagacgacaccattttgtatacatctggcccttcattggacactgtgttaacaaacctccaaacgagcttcaatgccatacaacactccttcagtagcctccaactgctcttaaacactagtaaaactaaatgcatgctcttcaatcgaacgctgctggcacccgcccacccgactagaatcactactctcgatgggtctgacctagagtatgtggacaactacaaatacctaggtgtctggttagactgtaaactctccttccagactcacattaagaatctccaatccaaagttaaatctagaatcggtttcctatttcgcaacaaagcctccttcactcatgctgccaaacatgccctcgtaaaactgactatcctaccgatccttgacttcggcgatgtcatttacaaaatagcctccaacactctactcagcaaattggatgtagtctatcacagtgccatccgttttgtctccaaagccccatatactacccaccactgtgacctgtacgctcttgttggctggtcctcactacatattcgtcgccaaacccactggctccaggccatctataaatcactgctaggcaaatccccgccttatcttagctcattggtcaccatagcaacacccacccgtagtatgcgctccagcaggtatatctcactggtcatccccaaagccaacacctcctttggccgccattccttccagttctctgctgccaatgactggaacaaattgcaaaaatctctgaagctggagacacttatctccctcactaactttaagcatcagttgtcagagcaccttaccgatcactgcacctgtacacagcccatctgaaattagcccgcccaactacctcatccctatattgttatttattttgctcatttgcaccccagtatctctatttgcacatcatctcttgcacatctatcattccagtgttcatactaattgtaattattttgcactatagcctatttattgccttacctccataacttgctacatttgcacacactgtatatatattttctgttgtatttttgactttatgttttgttttaccccatatgtaactctgtgttgttgttttatcgcactgctttgctttatcttggccaggtcgcagttgtaaatgagaacttgttctcaactggcttacctggttaaataaaggtgaaataaaataaaaaataaaataaaagtactcAAACCTAACAGGCAGAATGAATTCACTGTGCCAGGCCTGATAAAGATTAGTCATTTTGTTAAAAAGCAGCAGCTTAAAACACTTGTCGCAGTTCAATCAACTGTTACTATACTGTGCACACACAAGAACAAGGAAATAGCTGTGTATCCTATCTATGACTTAACACAAAATCTTGTTAGGTGGCGCACAGTGAACACATGCTAGGCTCCAAACCGTTGATCCATTTTAAAAGTAAAACCTCGCCCTCTTGGATTTCCATCTAAATTAATAACCAAATTGGCGAAAGCGATGCCAGCCCGCCCTGGCCCCACCCCCTTTACTTCTCTGAAGCTCGCTCTCCTCTGATTTCACAACAACAACACGGGCGCCCCCGTCTGTGTGCATAACCGTGGCAACCTCACGTGGGCACATGTGGCGGAGGAAGCCCAAGAATGCTGTTTACTAACCCTGCTTGTGAAAATAGCGATTGGAGCCGCAAAACGTTTGAGGTGTGGAGGAAGTGTGTGATTATAGGGGGAGCCGCCATCTGTCGGtagttagaggagagaaagataatTTAGACccccccccctgctggttctggCCAGTCACTGCCCCATATGCTGCTCTTTTATGCACCGCAATCAACCATGCAACACAAAATAATACAATACAAGTTTTGTGTCAATACAGTATACTTTGAAATATGTCTTTAGTTTCCTTCACTCCTTTCCCACATAACCCTGATACTTAAAATGACAGGCTAGGTTTTACACCTATTGAGTTCTTTAACGCCAGTGGTCATGAAGGAGAGGACATGAGGAAAGACTATTTAATCATGACTGAGAGAGTGAAATCTGATCCAGGAAGTAGATCTCCTCTTAGAGCGAGAGACACACTGGCACAGGCAGGGGGATAGGGCTGCCTGACTCTCAGCCAGGCCAACTGGTTACTACAGAGAGGGCCAAGAGTTAAACTGCCTCCTCTGTCCTAGCCTGGCTAAGGTCTAGCTTGGCCTGCTTAAACCAGGAAAAGAAAGAGGTTAGGAATGGTATAATTTAGCAATATGATTTTCTTAGTTTTCTTTTTTTACATTGTGATTGTTTAAACTTAGATATTTAGAATAAGGATGCACACAATGTTGAAATTGTGTGCAATACATACTTTTTTTTAGGTGTATGAATGGAGGTACATTCTCCTGTAGGAGTGCATGCTCAGATGGCATGTAAACAAAATGAAGCTAAGGTTCCAGAGCAAGGCTAGAGTGTTTTGGGTCCGTTGATCTCTGTACTGTTGTACAATCCAATCCATGTGTGCCCTTACCAAAGTCATCCTGTTCCTAGGCTGGAGGGAGCTGTCCAGTGCCCACCCCAAACCAGAGCCCTCCTGGGGGGAGCCTGCACCCCCTCCGGTCAGCGTGGACAACGGGACCTCCGCCTGGGGGAAACCCACCGGGAGCCATGGGGGCTGGGGCGGGGGTGACAACAGCCCCGAACCCTACAGACGGGGCAACCCACCCCTGGGATCTGCACCTTGCAAACCAGGTGAGGAGAACACTAGTACTTTTTTTTATAGATTAGATTTTTCCTGATTAATCGAAATTGCTGATGTTTTTACTAGGGCTGGGACCTCATGATAttaccttcttttttttttttacattttattcatttagcagatgctcttatccaaatcaacttacaggaacaattagggttaagtaccttgctcaagggcacatcgacagattttgcacatagttggctcggggattcaaaccagtgacctttcgattactggcccaacgctcttaaccgctaggctacctacagGCTACCTTATGTGACGATaggatatgtattgcgattctcatgattctataagtattgcgatttgatactgtgattttattgcgttttgattttccaaacatattgctcactatatgtctgctgcagagggacaagaaaGCCATGAggaaacaagttttgatcagtcatggaaataaaattgctgaaaacaaattggctccctatttaaaaacaAGATGAAGTACAAGCTATAttggaaaaatactggagttttggtgcaggtacagccaactagcgcaaaaataatattgcgatattgtcgaTACGACATCGTCagaaataatatcccgatatgtaactgtatcgatatTTTTACCTTGTAAAGGAAGTGTGTCTTAGATCTGTCTTGCAACACATAAAGGCTGCAGCATCGACTTAGTATGCAGCCACACTGACCTCTGGTGGCAGGCAGAA
Coding sequences within it:
- the LOC123485228 gene encoding trinucleotide repeat-containing gene 6C protein-like, producing the protein MAAQLNTLRRGGGDRQEPFRDPKGDTNMDGYTLTDSAKLGPTPPPPPANPSVTPSVPPLTTTSSSGSNGKRTPSSAQQQSQPSPAQQRYPPREIPPRFRQQEHKQLLKRGQPLPPGTLATVPGRPEPDSSQIFSGASHTELPPQSGPGAQYENPHLGHQPANRSATSTSASANHSGWDTVIIDESDTEAWPSISRSSQSQGQGPAGGCPSDTDLVGPASSSSMSMATGANGQTGHFPANYPSSKGASSGPGGSANHPGAGVVGMASGQGAANRGWGSGPGPSTHGPPQSSSVGGGEGKSDGPMGGGGGRGWGSSSSNFNLNLNPNANPSAWPVLGHDGGGGAGGSSSGGANPNQPPSSQPPPNLCNPPGTSPAQGNGNRGGTMGGGAANGNLPVGGGSTWGEPSEPHPSSSTNVSFSSEPQNLNTDGPNHASKQQEPPIHSVPGWGGPSGGMGSLGQPPPGAPQLVNGEDGSSVWGSNGDSKSVASSAEASGWDSGAGGWGSHGSSGGGTSGGWGGQRSGDGWGKQHSGEGQGGWDAPSSPPQQASSWSTRAPSTAAASEGSSEGMDGAGHSRRQDQSSRDEPAPLLPAPDLDPRVLCNTGWGQTPVRQHTSWDMEEAARTQRKADAAGTDSWGGSGPNTPTEPVQGPSNPNHGPPHRADPKSEGPGPGPQAAPGWGGSMPPASQPGSGWGEPQSSKNPPNGPGGWGNPPPGGPGPGPNMPKAGSQSWGTPEEKSPSWDDPHSKAPKPQGWGDGPKPSHSGWSNSAGGGGNGGGGGGDWGEPADGKKSSPTTNPPWEGEGAGGWKESNRGWGKPGPGVVGNVGGGGGWGEPAMALQRPSGPAQGWGGKPQESSNGNSGGVRGGGEGSMGSWGGPGPVKPSGSGQGGIGGGGGGKQDPSGGEPTGWEEPSPPSIRRKMEIDDGTSAWGDPGTYNKTVNLWDKNNPGGGVPPQGRPPGNAPPGPPGNNNNNHPHPPHHPPHHPHAYHGPPPPLQSHVGHNPQGSGQNSGPMDPAVPHQTAPPPHSRPPLMGPGWRELSSAHPKPEPSWGEPAPPPVSVDNGTSAWGKPTGSHGGWGGGDNSPEPYRRGNPPLGSAPCKPAPKSMQDGWGGGGGGGGEDMGLSGGQWDPDDGDMWSSQASQESNSWGNRPRKGPPKGKMPGKQEEAWIMTRLIKQLTDMGFPRDPAEEALKRNNMNLDQAMSALLEKKTELDRRGMGMSDYNNGLINKGPMGCRPPLLSKESSSDRSPFLDKDGVGSLVEDVHTSSPFMPSPGPLGLKLPSLSSQGLGGPQGLAMQNLNNRQMQSGMFGSSGAAQARSMQQPPPQPSVPPLGSSQPSLHAQVPQFLSPQVQAQLLQFAAKNIGLNPALLTSPINPQHMTLLNQLYQLQLAYQRLQIQQQMLQAQRNVSGPIRQQEQQVARTINNMQQQIQQHQRQLAQALLMKQQQQAPGSLSSSGLHHGQGKSALDLFPGHPQAPGLPDLQTKEQQSSPNSYSHYPLCEWGLCSTTCTTHSSSTVLVCALDSC